In Candidatus Palauibacter australiensis, a single genomic region encodes these proteins:
- a CDS encoding MarR family transcriptional regulator — translation MQPSILSPDALRPSGAMLSAQIALGRLIDRSAVAPTGYDPTLIDLLVRLDQAPGNRLRGVDLSRRLLLSPSHVSRMIDRAEAAGLVRRSADPNDRRASQVALTPRGREVLVDFAPRLEAVIKQVIHRNLLPAEAETLVELLGRIERAAIKQIAEGGTDHRAAEG, via the coding sequence GTGCAGCCGAGCATCCTCTCGCCGGACGCGCTCCGCCCGTCGGGGGCGATGCTGTCGGCCCAGATCGCGCTCGGCCGGCTTATCGACCGGAGCGCGGTCGCCCCCACCGGTTACGATCCGACCCTGATCGACCTGCTCGTGCGGTTGGACCAGGCACCCGGCAACCGCCTTCGCGGCGTCGACCTGAGCCGTCGGTTGCTCCTGAGTCCCAGTCACGTCTCGCGAATGATCGACCGGGCCGAAGCGGCGGGTCTCGTCCGGCGCAGCGCAGACCCGAACGATCGCCGGGCGTCGCAGGTGGCCCTCACTCCGCGCGGACGCGAAGTGCTCGTCGACTTCGCGCCCCGGCTCGAGGCGGTGATCAAGCAGGTCATCCATCGAAACCTGCTCCCGGCCGAAGCCGAAACCCTCGTTGAACTGCTCGGCAGGATCGAACGGGCCGCCATCAAGCAGATCGCCGAGGGAGGGACGGACCACCGGGCCGCCGAGGGGTAG